The Streptomyces sp. NBC_00597 DNA segment GCCGCTCCTGCACGGCCTCGCCGAGCTGGGGTCCGGTGTTCTCGCCGGGGCGGCGCACGGGCGTCTTGCGGGCCCGCTCCGCCATGAACGCGCGCTCGGCCAGCACCGGGCCCTCGAAGCGGCGTACGCGGTCGACGGGGATGCCGGCGAGTTGAGCGACCTCCTCAGCGGAGGCGCCGGCCCGTATGCGGGCCTGGATGTCGCGGGGGCGGAGGTGGCTCTCCACCTCGATCTCGATCTGGTTCAGGCGCGCGCGGTCGTTGCGCACGGCAGCCCGCAGCCGCTCGTCGATCGCAAGCGTGTACTCCGTGCTGTCCGCAGCCTTGAGCACCAGTCGTGTGCCGTCATTTGAGACGGCCACGACACGCAGTTCGGGCATGGGGACCTCCCGGGTGGTGCCTGCCGACGTCACGTGCGTCGCTGCTTCCGCTAGTCGAGTGTGGCCTGCCCGGGTGCAGCCTGCCACAACCTTGCCGAGTTCAACCGGCGTGTCGGGCATGCGCCCTTGATCGCCGTTATGGCACGGTTACCTGTTGGGCACACACAGTGACCGAACGATTACTGTGCGCATCAGGAATCCGTGCAATACCGCGGCATCACCGGTCTTGAGTGCCGTTTCTCCATCAGCCGGCCCCCTCTCCCGAGTCCGGACATCCAGAAGGAAGGACGGCCCCAGGGCTCGCCACAGTACTCCATTCGGGCCACCTGGGTGGACCGCCGCGCCGCCGAACTTGTCGTGGGCGGCGGGAGTTGGGCTGCCCCAAATCGGGCCGGACCTGCGACCGCACCTGTTTTCGGGTGTCTTGCTTCACAGAATCCCCAGAAACGGAACCATCTGTTTCGCTCAATGGTCAGTAACTCCTGAGAGCGGTGAAGCGCGAGAGGTCGCGAGAGGTCGCGACGGGCAGCACACACATGGGGATGAGGATGGGTCAGAAGGCCACGCAGGAGGTCGAACCGGCGTTCGGAACGGAGACGAACAAGCTCGATCTGAGCGTGGCCCAGATCGCGGGCTCTTCCCTCGCCACCGTCGCGGCGGCCCTGCTCGCCTCGAAGCTGGGCGTCTACGGGACCATCCTCGGCGCCGGCGTGGTGAGCGTGGTCGCCACCGCGGGCGGCCCCGTCATCCAGCACTTCTTCAAGCGCACCGGCGACCAGCTGCGCGAGAGCGCCCGCCCCGGGGCCCGCCGGGTCCCGCTGTCCGCCGAGGAGGAGGCGCCCGACGGCACCCCGCTGCTCCGCGCGGTTCCGCCGTCCGGGGAGTTCGGCGAGGCCACCGTGCACGGCACCCGCGTACGGGGCTGGAAGCGGACCGCGGTGGCCTCGGTCGCGGCCTTCGCCATCGCGCTCGGCGGCCTCGGTGCGTACGAGGCCTTCTCCGGCACGGCGATCAGCCGGGGCGGCGCAACGATCTGGTCCGGCGGCACGCGCAAGGCGGGCGACGAGCGGCCCGCCGACCCCGGCGATCAGCCCGGCGTCGACGGGAGGCGCGGCGGGAGGACGCCCGGGTCCGGGAGTTCCCCGAGCCCCTCGGGCGAGCACGGCGGCCGGGGCCCGAGCCCCGACGCGTCGGCCGCGGCCTCTCCCGACCCGGGCACCGGGGACTCCGCGAACTCCTCGGACTCCGGAGCGTCGGCGTCGAGTCCGAGTCCACGTCCGCCGACGTCGAGCCCGAAGCCCACCCCCACCTCCACCCCGACGCCCACTCCCACGCCGACCCCGAGCGGAGGAGGGCGGCAGGGCGCGCCGTGAGCGGGGGCTATTCGCCCAGGACCCGCCGCAGGTAGTCGTTGCCGAACAGTCGGTCCGGGTCCAGCCGGTCCCGTAGCGCGGTGAACTCGCCGAAGCGCGGGTAGACCCGGGCGAAGTACTCCGCGTCCCGCGTGTGCACCTTGCCCCAGTGCGGCCGTCCGCCGTGCGTGGTGAAGATCCGCTCGGCGGCCGTGAAGTAGGCCTGGTACGGGGTGCCCTTGTACATGTGCACCGCGATGTACGCGGTGTCCCGCCCCGAGGCCGTGGACAGCGCGATGTCGTCCGCCGGAGCCGTCCGCACCTCCACCGGGAAGCTGATCCGCAGCCCGGAGCGGTCGACCATCGCCTTGAGCTCCCGCAGTGCCTCGACCACCTGCTCGCGCGGGAGCGCGTACTCCATCTCCACGAACCGCACCCGGCGCGGGCTGGTGAACACCTTGTACGGGATGTCCGTGTAGGTGCGCGCGGACAGCGCGCGGCTGGCGACCCGGGCGATGGAGGGGATGGTCGCCGGGACCGCGCGGCCGAGGGAGTTGACGGCCTGGAAGACGCCGTTGGACAGCAGTTCGTCCTCGATCCAGGCGCTCACGGCTCCGGGCGGGGCGGCGGGGCCCTGGCTGCGGTTGTTGCGCTTGGTGTTGCAGTTGCCGGTGTGAGGGAACCAGTAGAACTCGAAGTGCTCGTTCTCCGCGAAGTGCTGGTCGAACTCGGCGGTCACCCGGTCGAAGCCCATGGGCTCCTCACGGGCGGTCAGGAAGAAGATCGGCTCTACGGCGAAGGTGATCGCGGTGACGATGCCGAGGGCGCCGATGCCGATCCGGGCGGCCGCGAAGACCTCCGGATTCTCCTTCTCGGAGCAGGTGAGCAGCCGGCCGTCCGCCGTGACCAGTTCCAGGCCGCGGATCTGGGCGGCTATGGAGGCGGAGTCGCGGCCGGTGCCGTGGGTTCCGGTGCTGGTGGCGCCCGAGACCGTCTGCTCCATGATGTCGCCCATGTTGGTGAGAGACAGGCCCTCGCGGGCCAGGGCCGCGTTGAGGTCCTTGAGCACCGTGCCGGCCGCCACCGTGACGGTGCCGGCGGCCCGGTCGATCTCCTTGATGCCGGCCAGCGCCTGCGGGCGTACGAGCACCCCGTCCGTCGCGGCGGCCGCGGTGAAGGAGTGACCGGTGCCGACGGCCTTCACCCTCAGCCCGTCCCCGGCGGCCCGCCGCACCGCCTCCTGGAGCTCCCCGACCGAGGACGGAGTCACCACCCGGGCGGGTGCTGCCGTGACGTTGCCCGCCCAGTTATGCCACGCGGCCCGTGTCCCCGGCCCGCTCTTGCCTGCTGCTGTCGCCGTCCCCATCGCTAGAGGGCTCCTCCCCTTGCGCCGGCCTCGTCAGCCGGCGGTAACCCGCGAACGCGACCGCCGCCGCGGCGACCCCCGAGGAGATCGAGACGACGTACCCGCGCTGGGCGCCGGCCGCGTCGATGACCAGACCGGTCACGGAGGAGCCGACCGCTACACCGACGGCGAGGCCGGTGGTGATCCAGGTCATGCCCTCGGTGAGCTTCGCGCGCGGTACGTGCGCTTCGATCAGGGCCATCGTGGTGATCATCGTGGGAGCGATGGCGAGGCCCGAGACGAAGAGCGCCACGGCCAGAAACGGAAGGTTCCCGGCCAGTAGGAGGGGGATCATACTCACGGCCATGGCGCAGATGCCCAGTACCCACCTGCGTTCTGTTCTGCCCTTGAGGTGGAGCAGGCCGAAGACGATGCCGGCCAGGCAGGATCCGGCCGCCCAGATGGCCAGGATGTAGCTGGCGGCGGCCTTGTGGCCCTGCTCCTCGGCGAAGGCCAGGGTGGAGACGTCGATGGATCCGAAGATGGCGCCGGTCGCCACGAAGGTGGCCGTCAGCACCTGGAGGCCGGGGGAGCGCAGGGCGGAGGTCCGGTCGCCGTCCTCGCTGCGCGGGTGCGGCGCCGGCTCGGTGGAGCGCTGGGCGGTGAGCAGCCAGACGCCGACGAGCAGACAGACGGCCGCGATCACCGGACCGGCCTCGGGGAACCAGGTGGTGGACAGGCCGATGGCCAGGATCGGGCCGAAGATGAAGCAGACCTCGTCCACCACGGACTCGAAGGAGTACGCGGTGTGCAGTTCGCGCGGGGCGTCGCGGTAGAGCACGGTCCAGCGGGCGCGGACCATCGAGCCGACGCTCGGCACGCAGCCGGCGACGGCCGCGAAGACGAAGAGGGTCCAGTCGGGGAGTCCGTTCGCCGCTGCCAGCACCAGGGCGGTGACGGAGGTGACGGAGATCAGGGTCGCGGGGCGCAGCACCCGCCGCTGCCCGTACTGGTCCACCAGGCGGGACACCTGGGGGCCGACGAAGGCGGCGGCCAGGGCCAGGGTGCCGGTGAGGGCGCTGGCCATCGCGTAGCGCCCGGTGATCTCGGAGATCATCGTGAGGATGCCGACGCCCACCATGGATATCGGCAGCCGGCCTATCAGGCCTGCGGCGCTGAAGGCCTTGGTGCCGGGGGCCGCGAAGATCGCGCGGTAGGGACTGGGCAAGGTCTCTCCGTAAGGGACTTCATTGGCCCGTACAGGTTACGACCGCCGACGAGGCGTCCGCACGGGGAAGGTTCGACACCGATCATCTTTCGAGCAGTGAAAGTTAGGGTCACCTTACCTGTGGTGCGTCCCGGTATGCGGACCGGCCTGTTCTCCCGCGTGCACGCAGGGTGGCAGGATTCGAAACATGTCAGACCAGCTCCGCGCCGCCGCCTCGCCCCCGGCCGAAGGCCTCGCCGCCCCCTACGACGCCCTCCTGCTGCTCTCTTTCGGCGGACCCGAAGGACCCGATGACGTCGTGCCGTTCCTGGAGAACGTCACGCGCGGCCGCGGCATTCCGCGCGAGCGCCTCAAGGAGGTCGGGCAGCACTACTTCGGCTTCGGCGGGGTCAGCCCGATCAACGGGCAGAACCGCGAGCTGCTGGACGCCCTGCGCAAGGACTTCGCGGAGCACGGGCTGGACCTGCCCGTGTACTGGGGCAACCGGAACTGGGCCCCGTACCTCACCGACGTGATGCGGGAGATGGCCGCCGACGGGCGCCGCCGGATCGCGGTGCTCGCGACCAGCGCCTACGCCTCGTACTCGGGCTGCCGCCAGTACCGCGAGAACCTCGCGGACGCGCTCGCGGCGCTGGAGGGGGAGGGCGTCGCCGAGCTGCCGCAGGTGGACAAGCTGCGGCACTACTTCAACCACCCCGGCTTCGTGCAGCCCATGATCGACGGGGTGCTCGCCGCGCTGGAGTCGCTGCCTGCGCAGGTGCGCGCCGGCGCTCACCTGGCCTTCACCACGCATTCGATCCCCACCGCGGCCGCGGACACGTCCGGCCCGGTCGGGGAGCACACCGCCGACGGCGAGGGCGGCGCGTACGTCAAGCAGCACCTGGACGTCGCGCAGGTGATCGCGGACGCGGTACGGGCCGAGACGGGCACGGAACTGCCCTGGGAGCTCGTCTACCAGTCGCGCAGCGGCGCCCCGCACATCCCCTGGCTGGAGCCGGACATCTGCGACCACCTGGAGGCGCTGCACGGCGCCGGGGCGCCCGCGGTGGTGATGGTGCCGATCGGGTTCGTCTCGGACCACATGGAGGTCCTGTACGACCTCGACACCGAAGCGACCGCGAAGGCCGCGGAATTGGGTCTGCCGGTCGCCCGGTCGGCGACGGTCGGCGCCGACCCGCGGTTCGCGGCCGCGGTCCGGGAACTGGTGCTGGAGCGCGCCGCCGCGGAGCGGGGCGAGCCGGCGCAGCGCTGCGCGCTGGGCCTGCTCGGGCCCAGCCACGACCTGTGCGCGGTGGGCTGCTGCCCGGCGCGCGCGCCCCGGCCCGCGGCCGCGGGCGCCGACAGCCCGTACGCCTAGGAAGGGCGGACCGTGATCTCCGAAGAGCTGAAGGCCGAACTGCTGGACGTGGGTCTGGACGCCGCCCGGCAGGCCGGTGAGCTGCTGCGGGACGGACGCCCGGCCGATCTCGCGGTCGCGGCGACGAAGAGCAGCCCGATCGACGTGGTGACCGAGATGGACATCGCGGCGGAGAAGCTGATCACCGCCGTCCTCGCGCGGCGGCGACCCGAGGACGGGCTGCTGGGCGAGGAGGGCGCGGACAGCCCCGGGACCAGCGGGGTGCGCTGGGTCGTGGACCCGCTCGACGGCACCGTCAACTACCTGTACGGGCTGCCGAGCTGGAGCGTGTCGATCGCCGCCGAGTACGAGGGCGAGACCGTGGTCGGGATCGTGGCGGCCCCGATGCGGCGCGAGACGTACCACGCGGTGCTCGGGGGCGGGGCCTGGCTGGCCGGGGTCCGCCTGGCGTGCCGGGCGGCCGCGCCGCTCGACCAGGCGCTGGTCGGGACGGGGTTCGCGTACCTCCAGGCGCGCAAGGAGCAGCAGGCGGTCGTCGCGCAGCGGGTGATCCCCAAGGTGCGCGACATCCGGCGCGGCGGATCGGCGGCGCTGGACCTCAGCGACGTGGCCGCCGGCCGGCTGGACGCGTACTACGAGCGCGGGCTCAACCCCTGGGACCTGGCCGCGGGCGAGCTGATCGCGCGGGAGGCCGGGGCGCACACGGGCGGGCGGCCGGGGCGGCCGGCCTCGGGAGAGCTGGCGCTCGCCGCCACCCCTGCGGTGTTCGCCTCGCTCCAGCCGCTGCTGGACGAGGCCGGGGCCTGGCACGACTGACGGGCCGTGACACGCCCCCGGCGGGGCCCGGCATGAGGGAACCCCGGCTGCCGCGTGCGGCCGCCGGGGTTCGGGCTGGAGTAGAGGTCAGCAGGCGGAGACGGCGACGCCGTGTTCGGCGGCGAGGCGCTGGAGATCTTCCAGTTCCGCCTGCTCCACTTCCACGAGGAAGTCGTCGCCCGTCTCACGGGCCTGCTTGAGGTCCGTCTGCGTGGCCCGGATGCGCTGCAGAAGACCCGCGGTGAATGCGTCCATGGTGGGTTCGCCCCCTCTTCGTGGGTCGACGGCGGCACGTGGCAGTCCGCCGTCAGGGAGTGGTTGGGGTGTGGTGTCGTCCTCCCCGGCACCCTGGGCCCAGAAACCTCGCGAGGCGAGGGAATCCTCACTTCCGGCCCCCCGCAGGCCCCTGAGCGGCGCCTTACAGCCGGTTTACGGCTGAAACGGGCAGGATGGACGACGCAATACACACGTGTGCCCTCAGGGCTCTATGGAAGGAAACGACGTGCGCGTACTCGTCGTCGAGGACGAGCAGCTGCTCGCCGATGCGGTGGCCACCGGGCTGCGCCGGGAGGCCATGGCCGTGGACGTCGTGTACGACGGCGCCGCGGCGCTGGAGCGCGTCGGGGTGAACGACTACGACGTGGTCGTGCTCGACCGGGACCTCCCCCTCGTGCACGGCGACGACGTCTGCCGGAAGATCGTCGAGCTCGGCATGCCCACCCGCGTGCTGATGCTGACGGCGTCGGGCGATGTGAGCGACCGGGTGGAGGGCCTGGAGCTGGGTGCGGACGACTACCTGCCCAAGCCCTTCGCGTTCACCGAGCTGACCGCCCGCGTGCGCGCCCTGGGGCGGCGCACCACGGTCGCGCTGCCCCCCGTACTGGAGCGGGCCGGCATCAAGCTGGACCCGAACCGGCGCGAGGTGTTCCGCGAGGGCAGAGAGGTCCAGCTGGCACCGAAGGAGTTCGCGGTGCTGGAAGTTCTCATGCGGAGCGAGGGCACCGTCGTCTCCGCCGAGCAGCTGCTGGAGAAGGCATGGGACGAGAACACCGACCCCTTCACGAACGTGGTGCGGGTGACGGTCATGACCCTGCGGCGCAAGCTCGGGGAGCCGCCGGTCATCGTGACCGTGCCCGGCTCCGGCTACCGGATCTGACGCGGGTGGCGGCGACCCCGGCACCACCCACGGTGCCGCCGAGACCGACCTGGGACCCCGGCCAGCCCGAGGGTCCCTTCCCTTGGCTGCGGCCGACCATCCGCATACGCCTCACGCTGCTGTACGGCGGTATGTTCTTGATCGCCGGCATCCTGCTGCTGTCGATCATCTACCTGCTGGCGGCGCAGGCGCTGCGGGAGGGCAACGGGCTACCGTTCAAGATTGCGGGCGGCACGGACATCCAGGTCACCAGCACCTGCCCCGGCGTGATCGGACGGGGCCAGACGCCCGACCAGTTCAACGCCGCGATCAACACCTGCATCCTGGAGCAGCGCAGGCACGCGCTGGACGATCTGCTCAGCCGCTCCCTGATGGCCCTGCTCGGCCTCAGCATCATCGCCTTCGCCTTCGGCTACGCGATGGCCGGCCGGGTGCTCTCGCCGCTCGGCAAGATCACCCGGACCGCCCGCCGGGTGGTCGGCTCCGACCTGACCCGGCGGATCGAGCTGGACGGGCCGGACGACGAGCTGAAGGAGCTCGCCGACACCTTCGACGAGATGCTCGACCGGCTGGAGCGGGCCTTCACGGCCCAGCAACGGTTCGTCGCGAACGCCTCGCACGAGCTGCGCACCCCGTTGGCGATCAACCGGACGCTGCTGGAGGTGCACCTGTCGGATCCGGGTGCGCCGGTCGAGCTCCAGCAGCTCGGCAAGACGCTGCTGGCCACCAACGAGCGCAGCGAGCAGTTGGTCGAGGGCCTGCTGCTGCTGGCCCGAAGCGACAACCAGATAGTCGAGCGCAAGCCCGTGGACCTCGCGGAGGTGGCCTCGCGGGCCATCGACCAGGCGCGCGGGGAGGCCGCGGCGAAGGGCGTGGAGATCCGCGGCGAGCGGGCCGTGGCCGTGGTCCAGGGCAACGGCGTCCTGTTGGAGCGGATCGCCCTCAACCTGGTGCAGAACGCCGTCCGGTACAACGTGCCGGAGGACGGCTGGGTGGAGGTCACCACCGAGTCCCAGCACGGGCAGGCGATCCTCGTCGTATCGAACACGGGTCCCGTGGTTCCCGCGTACGAGGTGGACAACCTCTTCGAGCCCTTCAGGCGGCTGCGTACGGAGCGAACGGGCAGCGACAAGGGTGTCGGGCTCGGCCTGTCGATCGCGCGCTCCGTGGCCCGCGCACACGGCGGCCGGATCTCCGCTACGCCGCGCGAGGGTGGTGGCCTCGTGATGCGTGTCACTTTGCCCCTGTGAGTCCCTTCACCCGCTGTTCGCTGTTGGCTGAAAATGCGAGGGGCGGAGGATGAGGGGGTTGTGTGATCGATCACATTGGCGAGTGTTGGGCCATGTGCGTTCAGTGACCCCAAAAGAGGCCGGAAAGCCCGGGAAGTCCGGGTTTCCCGCCCCTCGAACGGCGGGAAATACACGGGGTGGCGTTTGTGCAAGACGGCCCCCGGACCGTGTACGGTCCCGGTCGTCATCCCAGCCAATCGCTCCTTCAGGTGGGCGGCTGGGTGTCGATTGAGTAACAGACCTTGATGTGAGGCAAAATCTCCGCCTCAGGTCGGGCACAAGTCCGGCCTCTCGCGCGTTACGTGCGCTGAGACACCGCTAAATCCCAGAGGGGGAGAGCGAAAAATGGCAACGGACTACGACACCCCACGCAAGACCGACGACGACGTCGACAACGACAGCATTGAAGAGCTGAAGGCCCGGCGCAACGAGAAGTCTTCTTCGAGCGTCGATGTCGACGACTTCGACGCGGCGGAGGGCATGGAGCTCCCCGGCGCGGACCTCTCCAACGAGGAACTGGCCGTCCGAGTGCTGCCCAAGCAGGCCGATGAGTTCACCTGCATGAGCTGCTTCCTGGTGCACCACCGCAGCCAGCTGGCGCGCGAGAAGAACGGTCAGCCGATCTGCCGCGACTGCGACTGAGAGGCGTCGGCCGTGACCGGCTCGACACCGTTTCGGAAGCGGCGCTTTCGAAAAGCTGGTGATCCGGCGGAGGCGCAGGCGGGAATCACGGGCCCGGAAACGGGCCCAGAAGCCCCCGGCGTACCCGCCGTGTCCTCCGGCACCGCCGAGGCGGTGCCGACGGCCGCAGAGTCCGACGAGGCGGCCCGGCGCAGGTCCGGGGCTCGTCGGCTGCAAGCCGTCAAGAGTGGTGTGCGCAAGGGCGGCGAATATGTCAGGGCCGCCGTCCTGCACATCGCGGACCGCATTATCGAGAACGCACCGCGCGTTCCGGTTCGGGACCTCGCGACCCTGCGCGCGCAGTTCCCGGGCCTCGGTCCCGATCAGCTCGCCGACAAGCTGATCGCGGGCGCCGCGTACAGCAGCTCGACGGTGGGCGCGGGCGTCGGAGCCGCGGCCATGATGCCGGTGCCGCCCGCGATGCCCGCCGAACTGGCCGCGGAGATCACCGGGGTCGCGCTGATCGAGCTGAAGCTCGTCGCGGAGCTCCACGAGGTGTACGGCCAGCGGCCCGCCGGGAACGTCAAGGAGCGCAGCCTCGCCTACCTGGCCGCGTGGACGCAGCAGCGCGGGGTGGACCTGACGAAGCCGACGACGCTGAACATCGCGCTCGGCGGTCAGATGAAGCGCGAACTGCGCCAACAGATCACGAAGCGGACGTTCCGCAACCTGCCGAACCTGCTGCCGTTCATGGTCGGCGCGACCGTCGGGGCGGTCATGAACCACCGCGACACCCGCAAACTCGCCGAGAAGGTCCGTGCCGACCTGCGGAGCCGGGCCGTGGCGTGGGACTCGCTGCCGGAGCTTCCGCCCCTTGAGCAGCCCTCCCAGCCCCTTCCCGGGCCCATCAGGGCCGCACTCGAAGGCCCGGCCGGCGACTGGCCCCCCGCCTGAGCCCCGACCCGACCGGGCCGGCGCCCCCGGTCCGCGGCCCGCGGCTGATCAGCCCCGTGCCCCTGATGTTCCCGGTGCCCCCGGTGCCTTGGCCGACCGGATCGCCTTGACCAGCGCCTGCGGCTCCCGGGTGGAGACGTACGCGTACGGCGTCGGGTCCTGCGGATCGGTGATCGGGATCCGCACCGCCGTCGGGACGTAGCTGCGCAACAGCATGAAGGCGCGGGTGTCCGCCTTGTACGTGCGCCAGGCGCGCGCCTCCTCCGCGTCCAGCACCTCGGGCTCGCCCAGCACCGCCACCGGGATCCGCGCATCACCGGCCGCCAGCGCACCGCCCACCACGCGCACGCGAGCGGACCCGTACGAACTCACCAGCATCCCGGCCAGCGCGGTGCCCCCGAACAGCCCGGTCAGCAGCGGCAGCGTCCCCAGTGGCAGCAGCATCAGCGCGCACGCGAGGCCGATCAGTACGGCGATGGCCCACCAGGAGCGGGGGGCGGTCAAACGTTCGTCGTGGTGCGCGGGGGAGAGCTGCATGGCGTCAAGCCTGCCACGGGGCGACCGCCGGGTGGCGGCGCGGGTAAGGTCTGCGCCTGTGAGTGGACGAAACACAGCGTTGACGCCTCCGGCCGATGCCGCCGCGCCGGTCAGGCACCCCGACGCCCCGGCACCCGGCGAGCTGCTCGGTGCGCACTACGAGCACTGCTTCGGCTGCGGCGGGGGCCAGCCCCACGGACTCCACCTGGAGGCCCGCGCGGGCGAGGGCGTGCGCGTCACCGCCGAGTTCACCGTCAAGCCCGCTCATCAGGGTGCTCCCGGTCTCGCCCACGGCGGGGTGCTCGCCACCGCGCTCGACGAGACGCTGGGCTCCCTGAACTGGCTGCTGCGCGTCATCGCGGTCACGGGACGGCTGGAGACCGACTTCGCGCGGCCGGTGCCCGTCGGCACCGTGCTGCACCTGGAGGCCGAGGTCACCGCCGTCGCCGGGCGCAAGATCTACTCCACCGCGGTCGGCCGGATAGGCGGGCCCGAGGGCCCCGTCGCCGTGCGCGCGGACGCGCTCTTCATCGAGGTGAAGGTCGACCACTTCATCGACAACGGTCGGCCCGAGGAGATCCGGGCGGCGATGTCCGACCCGGACCAGGTCAGGCGCGCACGCGCCTTCGAGGTGAACCCCTGATGTCTGAGAACAACCACGCCCCGGTCGACGTGCTGATCAAGCGGGTCGACCCCGAGGTGCCCCTGCCCGCCTACGGCCACCCCGGCGACGCCGGCTGCGATCTGGTGACCACCGAGGCGGCCGTGCTGGAGCCCGGCGAACGCGCCGTACTGCCCACGGGCGTGTCCATCGCCCTGCCCGACGGGTACGCGGCGTTCGTGCACCCGCGCTCGGGGCTGGCCGCCCGCTGCGGGCTCGCGCTCGTGAATGCCCCGGGGACGGTGGATGCCGGGTACCGTGGGGAGATCAAGGTGATCGTGGTCAATCTCGACCCGCGCGAGAGCGTCCGGTTCGAGCGCTTCGACCGCATTGCCCAGCTGGTTGTCCAGAGGGTCGAGAAGGTGCGCTTCCACGAGGTGGCGGAACTTCCCGGCTCGGCGCGGGCCGAGGGGGGTTTCGGCTCCACCGGCGGTCATGCGGCCGTGGCCGGATCCGGCGCTGGTCAGCAGGGTGGGAATGGCTACGCTTCGGTCGTATCCGACCGGGAAGGACAGTGACGTGTTCGGACGTCGCAAGAAGAACGACTCCGCCAAGGACGGCGGCGCGGCCGAGCAGGTCGTGGACGGCGTGGCTGCCGATGAGCAGGACGGCGGCGAGGAGCAGGACTCCGCGCCCCGCAGGGTGAACCTGCCGCCGGCCCCGCGGCCCGACGGCCCCTGGGACGTCTCCGAGGTGCCCGGTGCACCCGAGGAGGGTCGCGTCGACCTGGGCGGCATTCTCGTACCGGGTGTCGAGGGCATGGAGCTGCGCGTCGAGGTCGCCGGCGACGCGATCGTCGCCGCGACGGTCGTCCTCGGCGACAGCGCCGTACAGCTGCAGGCCTTCGCGGCGCCCAAGAAGGAAGGCATCTGGGGCGAGGTCCGCGAGGAGATCGCCACGGGCATCACCCAGCAGGGCGGCATCATCGACGAGGTCGAGGGTCCGCTGGGCTGGGAGCTGCGCGCCCAGGTGCCCGTTCCGATGCCCGACGGCCAGACCGGCGCCCAGCTGGTCCGCTTCGTCGGCGTCGACGGCCCGCGCTGGTTCCTGCGCGGCGTCATCTCCGGCCAGGGCGCGGTGCGCCCCGAGTCGGCGGGCGTGCTGGAGCAGATCTTCCGGGAGACCGTCATCGTGCGCGGCGACGGTCCGATGGCTCCGCGCGACCCGATCGTGCTGAAGCTG contains these protein-coding regions:
- a CDS encoding MFS transporter, producing the protein MPSPYRAIFAAPGTKAFSAAGLIGRLPISMVGVGILTMISEITGRYAMASALTGTLALAAAFVGPQVSRLVDQYGQRRVLRPATLISVTSVTALVLAAANGLPDWTLFVFAAVAGCVPSVGSMVRARWTVLYRDAPRELHTAYSFESVVDEVCFIFGPILAIGLSTTWFPEAGPVIAAVCLLVGVWLLTAQRSTEPAPHPRSEDGDRTSALRSPGLQVLTATFVATGAIFGSIDVSTLAFAEEQGHKAAASYILAIWAAGSCLAGIVFGLLHLKGRTERRWVLGICAMAVSMIPLLLAGNLPFLAVALFVSGLAIAPTMITTMALIEAHVPRAKLTEGMTWITTGLAVGVAVGSSVTGLVIDAAGAQRGYVVSISSGVAAAAVAFAGYRRLTRPAQGEEPSSDGDGDSSRQERAGDTGRVA
- a CDS encoding HAMP domain-containing sensor histidine kinase, with the protein product MAATPAPPTVPPRPTWDPGQPEGPFPWLRPTIRIRLTLLYGGMFLIAGILLLSIIYLLAAQALREGNGLPFKIAGGTDIQVTSTCPGVIGRGQTPDQFNAAINTCILEQRRHALDDLLSRSLMALLGLSIIAFAFGYAMAGRVLSPLGKITRTARRVVGSDLTRRIELDGPDDELKELADTFDEMLDRLERAFTAQQRFVANASHELRTPLAINRTLLEVHLSDPGAPVELQQLGKTLLATNERSEQLVEGLLLLARSDNQIVERKPVDLAEVASRAIDQARGEAAAKGVEIRGERAVAVVQGNGVLLERIALNLVQNAVRYNVPEDGWVEVTTESQHGQAILVVSNTGPVVPAYEVDNLFEPFRRLRTERTGSDKGVGLGLSIARSVARAHGGRISATPREGGGLVMRVTLPL
- a CDS encoding inositol monophosphatase family protein; this encodes MSEELKAELLDVGLDAARQAGELLRDGRPADLAVAATKSSPIDVVTEMDIAAEKLITAVLARRRPEDGLLGEEGADSPGTSGVRWVVDPLDGTVNYLYGLPSWSVSIAAEYEGETVVGIVAAPMRRETYHAVLGGGAWLAGVRLACRAAAPLDQALVGTGFAYLQARKEQQAVVAQRVIPKVRDIRRGGSAALDLSDVAAGRLDAYYERGLNPWDLAAGELIAREAGAHTGGRPGRPASGELALAATPAVFASLQPLLDEAGAWHD
- a CDS encoding D-arabinono-1,4-lactone oxidase, producing the protein MGTATAAGKSGPGTRAAWHNWAGNVTAAPARVVTPSSVGELQEAVRRAAGDGLRVKAVGTGHSFTAAAATDGVLVRPQALAGIKEIDRAAGTVTVAAGTVLKDLNAALAREGLSLTNMGDIMEQTVSGATSTGTHGTGRDSASIAAQIRGLELVTADGRLLTCSEKENPEVFAAARIGIGALGIVTAITFAVEPIFFLTAREEPMGFDRVTAEFDQHFAENEHFEFYWFPHTGNCNTKRNNRSQGPAAPPGAVSAWIEDELLSNGVFQAVNSLGRAVPATIPSIARVASRALSARTYTDIPYKVFTSPRRVRFVEMEYALPREQVVEALRELKAMVDRSGLRISFPVEVRTAPADDIALSTASGRDTAYIAVHMYKGTPYQAYFTAAERIFTTHGGRPHWGKVHTRDAEYFARVYPRFGEFTALRDRLDPDRLFGNDYLRRVLGE
- a CDS encoding response regulator transcription factor, with translation MRVLVVEDEQLLADAVATGLRREAMAVDVVYDGAAALERVGVNDYDVVVLDRDLPLVHGDDVCRKIVELGMPTRVLMLTASGDVSDRVEGLELGADDYLPKPFAFTELTARVRALGRRTTVALPPVLERAGIKLDPNRREVFREGREVQLAPKEFAVLEVLMRSEGTVVSAEQLLEKAWDENTDPFTNVVRVTVMTLRRKLGEPPVIVTVPGSGYRI
- a CDS encoding DUF3093 domain-containing protein; protein product: MQLSPAHHDERLTAPRSWWAIAVLIGLACALMLLPLGTLPLLTGLFGGTALAGMLVSSYGSARVRVVGGALAAGDARIPVAVLGEPEVLDAEEARAWRTYKADTRAFMLLRSYVPTAVRIPITDPQDPTPYAYVSTREPQALVKAIRSAKAPGAPGTSGARG
- a CDS encoding ferrochelatase: MSDQLRAAASPPAEGLAAPYDALLLLSFGGPEGPDDVVPFLENVTRGRGIPRERLKEVGQHYFGFGGVSPINGQNRELLDALRKDFAEHGLDLPVYWGNRNWAPYLTDVMREMAADGRRRIAVLATSAYASYSGCRQYRENLADALAALEGEGVAELPQVDKLRHYFNHPGFVQPMIDGVLAALESLPAQVRAGAHLAFTTHSIPTAAADTSGPVGEHTADGEGGAYVKQHLDVAQVIADAVRAETGTELPWELVYQSRSGAPHIPWLEPDICDHLEALHGAGAPAVVMVPIGFVSDHMEVLYDLDTEATAKAAELGLPVARSATVGADPRFAAAVRELVLERAAAERGEPAQRCALGLLGPSHDLCAVGCCPARAPRPAAAGADSPYA
- a CDS encoding PaaI family thioesterase, with amino-acid sequence MSGRNTALTPPADAAAPVRHPDAPAPGELLGAHYEHCFGCGGGQPHGLHLEARAGEGVRVTAEFTVKPAHQGAPGLAHGGVLATALDETLGSLNWLLRVIAVTGRLETDFARPVPVGTVLHLEAEVTAVAGRKIYSTAVGRIGGPEGPVAVRADALFIEVKVDHFIDNGRPEEIRAAMSDPDQVRRARAFEVNP
- a CDS encoding DUF4193 domain-containing protein, which translates into the protein MATDYDTPRKTDDDVDNDSIEELKARRNEKSSSSVDVDDFDAAEGMELPGADLSNEELAVRVLPKQADEFTCMSCFLVHHRSQLAREKNGQPICRDCD